A genomic segment from Nicotiana tabacum cultivar K326 chromosome 9, ASM71507v2, whole genome shotgun sequence encodes:
- the LOC107790006 gene encoding uncharacterized protein LOC107790006 codes for MAGPRVIYSTIVTILCIKLLTAPIFAQEFNAGLLPGLFPINPEEIRKCFQTVTAIPRCIEEILTSFLTIQLNLLGTQCCKAALEIDDSCWPKIFPFNPFFPPDLKNFCYTQPGIIPPPPPLF; via the coding sequence ATGGCTGGCCCTAGAGTTATATATTCAACTATAGTAACTATTTTATGCATAAAATTGTTGACTGCACCTATTTTTGCACAAGAATTTAATGCAGGGTTATTGCCAGGATTATTCCCAATAAATCCTGAAGAAATCAGAAAGTGTTTTCAAACAGTGACAGCAATTCCTCGTTGTATTGAAGAAATATTAACTTCTTTCTTAACTATTCAACTTAATTTGCTTGGTACTCAATGTTGCAAAGCAGCTTTGGAAATTGATGATAGTTGTTGGCCAAAGATTTTCCCTTTTAATCCTTTCTTTCCTCCTGATCTCAAGAACTTTTGCTACACTCAACCAGGAATTATACCTCCACCTCCGCCGTTATTTTGA